From the Burkholderia mayonis genome, one window contains:
- a CDS encoding LysE family translocator, whose translation MSLSSLAVFAAALLIAAGSPGPSIAALVARVLTNGFRDILPFLAAMWLGEVIWLTCAVAGLAVVARTFAVGFLVLKFVGIAYLLFLAWKMWFAPSDVRSDALPSGQSPLRMFLAGLAVTLGNPKIMIFYVALLPTMVDLSHVGAVAWLELTPTLLVVLIAIDCAWALLATRARKLLTSRRAVKAANRTSAAAMAGAAVAIATR comes from the coding sequence ATATCGCTGTCCAGCCTGGCCGTATTCGCCGCCGCGCTGCTGATCGCAGCCGGTTCGCCCGGCCCGAGCATCGCCGCACTGGTTGCCCGCGTGCTGACGAACGGGTTTCGCGACATCTTGCCGTTCCTGGCGGCAATGTGGCTCGGCGAAGTGATCTGGCTCACGTGCGCGGTAGCCGGCCTTGCCGTGGTCGCGCGCACGTTCGCGGTCGGCTTTCTCGTGCTGAAGTTCGTCGGCATCGCCTATTTGTTGTTCCTCGCGTGGAAGATGTGGTTCGCGCCGTCCGACGTGCGATCCGATGCGCTTCCGAGCGGACAATCGCCGTTGCGCATGTTTCTGGCCGGCCTTGCGGTCACGCTGGGCAACCCGAAAATCATGATTTTCTACGTCGCGCTGCTGCCGACGATGGTCGACCTGTCGCACGTCGGCGCCGTTGCATGGCTCGAGTTGACACCGACGCTGCTGGTCGTATTGATCGCAATCGACTGCGCATGGGCGTTGCTCGCGACGCGCGCCCGCAAACTGCTGACGAGCCGTCGCGCGGTGAAGGCGGCCAATCGCACGAGCGCGGCCGCGATGGCGGGCGCTGCGGTCGCGATCGCGACGCGCTAG
- a CDS encoding APC family permease, with amino-acid sequence MSDLSGYSNAETRAASGGPGGKPALAAGAVGFPTALASAVGLIMASPVILTATSGFGMGGWAFAVAMIIAFVMMQAQATTFSEAAAMLPTAGSVYDYLSCGLGRFWAITGTISAYFLVHVFAGTAETILSGIMALVNFESLNAAFERHNSAWLVGVGLVTTFAITNIIGIKVFSRLEIVLTIGMWLSLMIFGVLGLAAAPAVHLDGWFGRSEVGASVPAVLSLVGMAMFMFVGCEFVTPLAPEMKTPGKTIPRAMALGLAGVAICMFLYGAAIKRQVPNVAVTPDGLTHLLDTPGAIPAFALQVLGPFGRVWFGVAFLFAGAATINTLMAGLPRILYGMAVDGALPKCFAYLHPRFRTPVVGIVAAAAVPILHAWIIHGDLDSIMHLVLAATCAWGTAYLLVTLSVVMLRIRRPDLPRPYRSPWFPLPQIVSSVGIVLAIWYIAPPGMNSRDIYVPFGTMLGLTALYALFWTLVVQRKHPFKPVPVEEVLRNEHV; translated from the coding sequence ATGTCGGATTTGTCAGGTTATTCGAATGCGGAGACTCGGGCGGCGTCCGGCGGGCCGGGCGGGAAGCCCGCGCTGGCGGCGGGTGCGGTGGGTTTTCCGACGGCGCTCGCGAGCGCCGTCGGTCTCATCATGGCGAGCCCGGTGATCCTGACCGCGACGTCCGGTTTCGGGATGGGCGGCTGGGCGTTCGCGGTCGCGATGATCATCGCGTTCGTGATGATGCAGGCGCAGGCGACGACGTTCTCCGAAGCGGCGGCGATGCTGCCCACGGCCGGCTCGGTCTACGACTACCTGTCGTGCGGGCTCGGCCGCTTCTGGGCGATCACCGGCACGATTTCCGCGTACTTCCTCGTCCACGTGTTCGCCGGCACGGCGGAGACGATCCTGAGCGGCATCATGGCGCTCGTCAACTTCGAGTCGCTGAACGCCGCGTTCGAGCGGCACAACAGCGCGTGGCTCGTCGGCGTCGGCCTCGTCACGACGTTCGCGATCACCAACATCATCGGCATCAAGGTGTTCAGCAGGCTCGAGATCGTGCTGACGATCGGCATGTGGCTGTCGCTGATGATCTTCGGCGTGCTCGGGCTCGCGGCCGCGCCCGCCGTTCATCTCGACGGCTGGTTCGGGCGCTCGGAGGTCGGCGCGTCCGTGCCGGCCGTGCTGTCGCTCGTCGGGATGGCGATGTTCATGTTCGTCGGCTGCGAGTTCGTCACGCCGCTCGCGCCCGAGATGAAGACGCCCGGCAAGACGATTCCGCGCGCGATGGCGCTCGGGCTCGCCGGCGTCGCAATCTGCATGTTCCTCTACGGCGCGGCGATCAAGCGCCAGGTGCCGAACGTCGCGGTGACGCCGGACGGCCTCACGCATCTGCTCGACACGCCGGGCGCGATTCCCGCATTCGCGCTGCAGGTGCTCGGCCCGTTCGGACGCGTGTGGTTCGGCGTCGCGTTCCTGTTCGCCGGCGCGGCGACGATCAACACGCTGATGGCGGGCCTGCCGCGCATCCTGTACGGGATGGCGGTCGACGGCGCGCTGCCGAAGTGCTTCGCCTACCTGCATCCGCGCTTCAGGACGCCCGTCGTCGGCATCGTCGCGGCGGCCGCCGTGCCGATCCTGCATGCGTGGATCATCCACGGCGATCTCGACAGCATCATGCACCTCGTGCTCGCCGCGACCTGCGCATGGGGCACCGCGTATCTGCTCGTCACGCTGTCGGTCGTGATGCTGCGGATTCGCCGCCCGGACCTGCCGCGGCCGTACCGGTCGCCGTGGTTTCCGCTGCCGCAGATCGTGTCGAGCGTCGGCATCGTGCTCGCGATCTGGTATATCGCGCCGCCGGGGATGAACAGCCGCGACATCTACGTGCCGTTCGGCACGATGCTCGGGCTCACCGCGCTCTATGCGTTGTTCTGGACGCTCGTCGTGCAGCGCAAGCATCCGTTCAAGCCGGTGCCCGTCGAAGAAGTGTTGCGCAACGAGCACGTCTGA
- a CDS encoding GNAT family N-acetyltransferase produces MDFDNRPRARADCCGPFGSGAESPCLRHGRRRDSCAPTELVLNDDYVLIESVAVRPAYQGPCLARRLLDQAEQMAASSRRAEIRPYTNKQFARDVGMYVSPAIR; encoded by the coding sequence ATGGATTTTGATAATCGGCCGCGAGCCCGGGCCGATTGCTGTGGGCCATTCGGAAGCGGTGCGGAATCACCTTGTCTACGTCATGGACGTCGACGAGATTCCTGCGCGCCGACCGAACTGGTGCTCAACGACGACTACGTCCTGATAGAGAGCGTGGCGGTTCGGCCGGCGTATCAAGGGCCGTGCCTGGCTCGCCGATTGCTGGATCAAGCGGAACAGATGGCGGCGTCGAGCCGCCGTGCGGAGATCCGGCCGTACACGAACAAGCAGTTCGCGCGGGACGTCGGGATGTACGTCAGCCCGGCTATCCGATAG
- a CDS encoding ArsR/SmtB family transcription factor — protein sequence MTIDVDAVHKALASPVRRAILAWLKEPDKHFPASRAGSFSHGVCAGQIDALCGLSQSTVSAHLATLERAGLVTSTRVGQWAFFKRNDAVIQAFLDSLHRGL from the coding sequence ATGACCATCGATGTCGACGCAGTCCACAAAGCGCTCGCCAGCCCCGTTCGCCGCGCGATCCTCGCGTGGCTGAAGGAGCCGGACAAGCACTTTCCCGCATCGCGCGCAGGGTCGTTTTCGCACGGCGTCTGCGCGGGCCAGATCGATGCGTTGTGCGGACTGTCGCAATCGACTGTGTCCGCGCATCTCGCGACGCTCGAGCGCGCCGGACTCGTCACGTCGACCCGCGTCGGTCAATGGGCGTTCTTCAAGCGCAACGACGCGGTGATTCAAGCGTTTCTCGATTCGCTGCATCGCGGCCTTTGA
- a CDS encoding GNAT family N-acetyltransferase has translation MTELDSATQRIPIRIRAARADEAPLLADIEAAAAQRFNDIGMPHIASSPPTDLADLRARIDAGRALVAVDADERIAGFAIYRMLDASRLYLEEVDVAPEHAGRRIGSMLIDAVAGRARGAGARQIVLSTFRHVPWNAPYYRCLGFIDLDDEALDPALTAVRAAHVAHGLDESQRVFMSCSLGD, from the coding sequence GTGACCGAACTCGACTCCGCCACGCAACGAATTCCGATCCGCATCCGTGCCGCGCGCGCGGACGAAGCCCCGCTGCTGGCCGACATCGAAGCCGCCGCTGCGCAGCGTTTCAACGACATCGGCATGCCGCACATCGCGTCGAGCCCGCCGACCGACCTCGCCGATCTGCGCGCGCGGATCGACGCCGGCCGCGCGCTCGTCGCCGTCGATGCCGACGAGCGCATCGCCGGTTTTGCGATATACAGGATGCTCGACGCGTCGCGTCTCTATCTCGAGGAGGTGGACGTGGCGCCCGAGCATGCGGGACGGCGAATCGGCTCCATGCTGATCGATGCCGTCGCGGGGCGGGCTCGCGGGGCGGGCGCGCGGCAGATCGTGCTCTCGACGTTCCGGCACGTGCCGTGGAACGCGCCTTATTACCGCTGCCTCGGCTTCATTGATCTCGACGACGAAGCGCTCGATCCCGCTCTGACCGCGGTACGCGCGGCGCACGTCGCGCACGGGCTCGACGAATCGCAGCGCGTGTTCATGAGTTGCTCGCTTGGCGATTAG
- a CDS encoding DUF3156 family protein — MSRRTLAIGSVAPAAGWRRWLAPGPVPGYRRGATLVRVAADLDAALSMPDNGAAARMMLSDGIALRAAERVDRQFLLHTVSVQLERTLAGPDANGSASIAPSGWVRRGPVAATVARGAGAHFAAHVATLLAMPALGAPLAALDLTYCEIVADGPRWMLRIVPFGGSEVVGRMPSFRRYLRLAGAQRDALRAAFAGFEAALARVSGD; from the coding sequence ATGAGCAGGCGAACGTTGGCGATTGGCAGCGTCGCGCCCGCGGCCGGATGGCGGCGCTGGCTCGCGCCGGGCCCGGTGCCGGGTTATCGGCGCGGCGCGACGCTCGTGCGCGTGGCCGCGGATCTGGATGCGGCACTCTCGATGCCGGACAACGGCGCCGCCGCGCGGATGATGTTGAGCGACGGCATCGCGCTGCGCGCCGCCGAGCGCGTCGACCGGCAATTTCTGCTGCATACGGTCAGCGTGCAATTGGAGCGGACGCTTGCGGGACCCGATGCGAACGGCTCGGCGTCAATCGCCCCGAGCGGCTGGGTGCGTCGCGGGCCGGTCGCGGCGACGGTCGCGCGCGGTGCCGGCGCGCATTTCGCGGCGCACGTCGCGACGCTGCTCGCGATGCCCGCGCTCGGCGCGCCGCTCGCGGCGCTCGATCTGACATACTGTGAAATCGTCGCGGACGGCCCGCGCTGGATGCTGCGCATCGTGCCGTTCGGCGGCAGCGAAGTGGTCGGCCGGATGCCGTCGTTTCGGCGCTACTTGCGTCTAGCCGGCGCGCAGCGCGATGCGCTGCGTGCCGCGTTCGCGGGCTTCGAAGCCGCGCTTGCGCGCGTGTCGGGCGACTGA
- a CDS encoding YXWGXW repeat-containing protein, translating to MNRRHFLRTLSLAGTALAGGLGFGAAATAQQPPGPPQSPPGYRPPDYRPPMQTQPARPPYPDRPNRPPPPLRHERRPAPPRPRGYVWANGSWGWRGGRYVWIPGRWVAQRPGHRWVPGYWQQRGGTWIHIDGRWN from the coding sequence ATGAATCGACGCCATTTTCTTCGCACGCTCTCGCTCGCCGGCACCGCGCTTGCCGGCGGCCTCGGCTTCGGCGCCGCCGCGACCGCTCAACAGCCGCCTGGACCACCGCAGTCGCCGCCCGGCTATCGACCGCCCGATTACCGCCCGCCGATGCAGACGCAGCCCGCCCGGCCGCCGTATCCCGATCGTCCGAACCGGCCGCCCCCGCCGCTTCGTCACGAGCGCCGTCCCGCGCCCCCGCGCCCGCGTGGCTATGTGTGGGCGAACGGCTCCTGGGGCTGGCGCGGGGGCCGATACGTGTGGATTCCGGGCCGCTGGGTCGCGCAGCGCCCCGGCCATCGCTGGGTGCCAGGCTATTGGCAGCAGCGGGGAGGAACATGGATCCATATCGACGGGCGCTGGAATTGA
- a CDS encoding alkene reductase translates to MPSLFDPLTIGDLTLPNRIIMAPLTRARAGNTRIPNALMARYYAERASAGLIISEATSVAPQGVGYASTPGIWSPEQVAGWRLVTDAVHAAGGRIFLQLWHVGRVSDPVFLDGALPVAPSAIAPGGHVSLVRPQRPYVTPRALELDEIPSVVAAFRRGAENARAAGFDGVEVHGANGYLLDQFLQDGSNRRTDAYGGSIENRARLLLEVVDEAIDVWGAARVGVHLAPRGDSHTMGDSNPAATFGYVAQALGRRNIAFLFARESFGGDSLGPQLKEAFGGPFIANENFTLENAQGALETGRADAVAWGKLFIANPDLPRRFELNAPLNQPNSATFYSEGETGYTDYPALESAA, encoded by the coding sequence ATGCCTTCTCTGTTCGATCCGCTGACCATCGGCGACCTGACGCTCCCGAACCGCATCATCATGGCGCCGCTGACCCGCGCCCGCGCCGGCAACACGCGCATTCCCAACGCGCTGATGGCGCGCTATTACGCGGAGCGAGCGTCGGCAGGGCTCATCATCAGCGAGGCGACGTCGGTCGCGCCGCAGGGCGTCGGCTACGCGAGCACGCCGGGCATCTGGTCGCCGGAACAGGTCGCGGGCTGGCGGCTCGTGACCGACGCCGTCCACGCGGCCGGCGGCCGCATCTTCCTGCAGCTCTGGCACGTCGGCCGTGTGTCCGACCCGGTCTTCCTCGACGGCGCGCTGCCCGTCGCGCCGAGTGCGATCGCGCCCGGCGGCCACGTGAGCCTCGTGCGCCCGCAGCGGCCCTACGTGACGCCGCGCGCGCTCGAGCTCGACGAAATCCCGAGCGTCGTCGCCGCGTTCCGCCGCGGCGCCGAGAACGCACGCGCGGCCGGCTTCGACGGCGTCGAAGTGCATGGCGCGAACGGCTATCTGCTCGATCAGTTCCTGCAGGACGGCTCGAACCGCCGCACCGACGCGTACGGCGGCTCGATCGAGAATCGCGCGCGCCTGCTGCTCGAAGTGGTCGACGAAGCGATCGACGTCTGGGGCGCGGCGCGCGTCGGCGTGCATCTGGCGCCGCGCGGCGATTCGCATACGATGGGCGATTCGAACCCCGCGGCGACGTTCGGCTATGTCGCGCAAGCGCTCGGACGCCGCAACATCGCGTTCTTGTTCGCGCGCGAATCGTTCGGCGGCGATTCCCTCGGCCCGCAGTTGAAGGAAGCGTTCGGCGGGCCGTTCATCGCGAACGAGAACTTCACGCTCGAAAATGCGCAGGGGGCGCTCGAAACCGGACGCGCGGACGCGGTCGCGTGGGGCAAGCTCTTCATTGCGAATCCGGATCTGCCGCGCCGCTTCGAGCTGAATGCGCCGCTCAACCAGCCGAACTCGGCGACCTTTTACTCCGAAGGCGAAACGGGATATACGGACTATCCGGCGCTGGAAAGCGCGGCGTGA
- a CDS encoding helix-turn-helix domain-containing protein: MLFQSRSLEDVHDHGLAIAGWRQVYRQMTPGRFKGTVTQVLYDDFHFFRETTNRRVAQTGMSPEGRTSLAVPVLAPLSGTFQRQHVDGYALLALRPGEDFEFHTPEGMRLVGISAAPDMIDELCEAEFGTRESRPPRHVIRLTDEQGAALGARLSSYIDDAQQNPAWLEYDATRKMFRDAMLGVFLDALAGAVGEARRDITHATYSDIVRRCERYLWARPEEPVTVLELCRALRCSRRTLQTSFQRVADVTPVTYLRTIRLNAVRRLLRTTSADALCVGEAAARWGFTHLGYFARGYRDLFGELPSQTLRLS, encoded by the coding sequence ATGTTGTTCCAGTCGCGTTCGCTCGAAGACGTCCACGATCACGGACTTGCCATTGCCGGCTGGCGCCAGGTCTACCGGCAGATGACGCCCGGCCGCTTCAAGGGTACGGTCACGCAGGTTTTGTATGACGATTTCCATTTCTTCCGCGAAACGACGAACCGCCGCGTCGCGCAGACGGGCATGTCGCCGGAGGGGCGCACGTCGCTCGCGGTGCCGGTGCTCGCGCCGCTCTCGGGGACGTTCCAGCGGCAGCACGTCGACGGCTACGCGCTCCTCGCGCTGCGCCCCGGCGAGGATTTCGAATTCCATACGCCCGAGGGGATGCGGCTCGTCGGCATCAGCGCTGCTCCGGACATGATCGATGAGCTGTGCGAAGCCGAGTTCGGGACGCGCGAGAGCCGCCCGCCGCGGCACGTGATCCGCCTGACGGACGAGCAGGGCGCGGCGCTCGGCGCGCGCCTGTCGTCGTATATCGACGATGCGCAGCAAAACCCAGCGTGGCTCGAATACGACGCGACCCGCAAGATGTTCCGCGACGCGATGCTCGGTGTGTTCCTCGACGCGCTCGCGGGCGCGGTCGGCGAAGCACGGCGCGACATCACGCATGCGACGTACAGCGACATCGTCAGGCGCTGCGAGCGCTATCTTTGGGCGCGGCCCGAAGAGCCCGTGACGGTGCTCGAGCTGTGCCGCGCGCTGCGCTGCAGCCGACGCACGCTGCAGACGAGCTTCCAGCGTGTCGCCGACGTGACGCCCGTCACGTACCTGCGCACGATCCGCCTGAACGCGGTGCGCCGTTTGCTGCGCACGACGTCCGCCGACGCACTGTGCGTCGGCGAGGCCGCGGCGCGGTGGGGCTTCACGCATCTCGGCTATTTCGCGCGCGGATATCGCGATCTGTTCGGCGAACTGCCGTCGCAGACGCTGCGCTTGTCCTGA
- a CDS encoding porin: protein MRIRTWIAAGVAGAAAAPACAQSSVTLYGTVDTGIIYSTNQQFTRADGSVSGGHAWQMGGGNLVPSRWGLQGAEALGGGLKAVFALEQQFLSANGQALQGGAAFSRQAWVGLRHDAYGTLGLGRQYDSYTDTLGAYVSSNSWATPYGSHLGDVDNLNAAFNFNNAVKFTSADFHGLTFGGTFSFGSQAGNFSARRGYSVAASYNRAPVSFGVGYLNLRQPLDAALGGASGYIGDFACGNAGAMYCLLQDAASMKAFGVGASIAFGDGAVALTYTHTRLGNSAYFATSTHPQRASIAFDIAELNATYAFTPMLRGGVAYIFNNAKTDSRGTTRFHQLNVGANYSLSKQTALYAVAIGQIASGQGLGTGANGAPANYAQIPVLANSNSSRQLAVLAGVKVDF, encoded by the coding sequence ATGAGGATCAGGACCTGGATCGCGGCCGGCGTCGCCGGCGCGGCCGCCGCGCCCGCTTGCGCGCAAAGCAGCGTGACGCTGTACGGCACGGTGGATACCGGCATCATCTATTCGACGAACCAGCAGTTCACGCGCGCGGACGGCAGTGTGAGCGGCGGCCACGCGTGGCAGATGGGCGGTGGGAATCTGGTGCCGTCGCGCTGGGGACTGCAGGGTGCGGAGGCGCTCGGCGGCGGATTGAAGGCAGTGTTCGCGCTCGAGCAGCAGTTCCTGTCGGCGAACGGTCAGGCGCTGCAGGGCGGTGCGGCGTTCAGCCGGCAGGCGTGGGTCGGCTTGCGTCATGACGCGTACGGCACGCTCGGCCTCGGACGCCAATACGATTCGTACACCGATACGCTCGGCGCATACGTGTCGAGCAACAGTTGGGCGACGCCGTACGGCTCGCATCTCGGCGACGTCGATAATCTGAACGCGGCGTTCAACTTCAACAACGCGGTCAAGTTCACGAGCGCCGATTTCCACGGCCTGACGTTCGGCGGCACGTTCAGCTTCGGCAGTCAGGCGGGGAATTTCTCGGCGCGTCGCGGCTATTCGGTCGCCGCCTCATACAATCGCGCACCGGTCTCGTTCGGCGTCGGCTATTTGAATCTTCGGCAGCCGCTCGACGCGGCGCTCGGCGGCGCAAGCGGATACATCGGCGATTTCGCGTGCGGCAACGCGGGCGCGATGTACTGCCTGCTGCAGGATGCGGCGTCGATGAAGGCGTTCGGCGTCGGCGCCTCGATCGCTTTCGGCGACGGGGCCGTCGCGCTGACCTATACGCACACCCGCTTGGGCAACAGCGCGTATTTCGCGACTTCGACGCATCCGCAGCGGGCGTCGATCGCATTCGACATCGCCGAGCTGAACGCGACGTATGCGTTCACGCCGATGCTGCGCGGCGGCGTCGCGTACATCTTCAACAACGCGAAGACGGACAGCCGAGGGACGACGCGCTTTCACCAATTGAACGTCGGTGCGAACTACAGTCTGTCGAAGCAGACCGCGCTCTATGCTGTTGCGATTGGTCAGATCGCATCGGGCCAAGGGCTCGGTACCGGCGCGAACGGCGCGCCCGCGAACTACGCGCAGATTCCCGTGCTCGCGAACAGCAATTCGAGTCGGCAGCTCGCGGTGCTGGCGGGAGTGAAGGTCGATTTCTGA